In one window of Lynx canadensis isolate LIC74 chromosome B3, mLynCan4.pri.v2, whole genome shotgun sequence DNA:
- the THBS1 gene encoding LOW QUALITY PROTEIN: thrombospondin-1 (The sequence of the model RefSeq protein was modified relative to this genomic sequence to represent the inferred CDS: inserted 2 bases in 1 codon), producing MGLAWGLSVLFLLHVCGSNRIPESGGDNSVFDIFELTGAARKGSGRRLVKGPDSSSPAFRIEDANLIPPVPDDKFQDLVDAVRAEKGFLLLASLRQMKKTRGTLLAIERKDHSGQVFSVVSNGKAGTLDLSLTVQGMQHVVSVEEALLATGQWKSITLFVQEDRAQLYIDCEKMENAELDVPIQSIFTRDLANVARLRIAKGGVNDNFQGVLQNVRFVFGTTPEAILRNKGCSSSTNVLLTLDNNVVNGSSPAIRTNYIGHKTKDLQAICGISCDELSSMVLELRGLRTIVTTLQDSIRKVTEENKELANELRRPPLCYHNGVQYRNNEEWTVDSCTECRCQNSVTICKKVSCPIMPCSNATVPDGECCPRCWPSDSADDGWSPWSEWTSCSVTCGNGIQQRGRSCDSLNNRCEGSSVQTRTCHIQECDKRFKQDGGWSHWSPWSSCSVTCGDGVITRIRLCNSPSPQMNGKPCEGEARETKACRRDACPINGGWGPWSLWDICSVTCGGGVQTRSRLCNNPTPQFGGKDCVGDVTENQICNKQDCPIDGCLSNPCFAGVKCTSYPDGSWKCGACPPGYSGNGIQCKDIDECKEVPDACFNHNGEHRCENTDPGYNCLPCPPRFTGPQPFGRGVEYATANKQVCKPRNPCTDGTHDCNKNAKCSYLGHYSDPMYRCECKPGYAGNGIICGEDTDLDGWPNEDLVCVANATYHCKKDNCPNLPNSGQEDYDKDGIGDACDDDDDNDKIPDDRDNCPFHYNPAQYDYDRDDVGDRCDNCPYNHNPDQADTDNNGEGDACAADIDGDGILNERDNCQYVYNVDQRDTDMDGVGDQCDNCPLEHNPDQLDSDSDRIGDTCDNNQDIDEDGHQNNLDNCPYVPNANQADHDKDGKGDACDHDDDNDGIPDDRDNCRLVPNPDQKDSDGDGRGDACKDDFDHDNVPDIDDICPENIDISETDFRRFQMIPLDPKGTSQNDPNWVVRHQGKELVQTVNCDPGLAVGYDEFNAVDFSGTFFINTERDDDYAGFVFGYQSSSRFYVVMWKQVTQSYWDTNPTRAQGYSGLSVKVVNSTTGPGEHLRNALWHTGNTPGQVRTLWHDPRHIGWKDFTAYRWXLSHRPKTGFIRVVMYEGKKIMADSGPIYDKTYAGGRLGLFVFSQEMVFFSDLKYECRDS from the exons ATGGGGCTGGCCTGGGGACTCAGTGTCCTCTTCCTGTTGCATGTATGTGGCTCCAACCGTATTCCAG AATCCGGGGGAGACAACAGCGTGTTCGACATCTTTGAACTCACGGGCGCTGCCCGGAAGGGCTCTGGGCGCCGGCTCGTGAAGGGTCCTGACTCTTCCAGCCCAGCTTTCCGCATCGAGGACGCCAACCTGATCCCCCCTGTGCCTGATGACAAGTTCCAAGACCTGGTGGATGCTGTGCGGGCAGAGAAAGGCTTCCTTCTCTTGGCCTCCCTGAGGCAGATGAAGAAGACCCGAGGCACGCTGCTGGCCATAGAACGGAAAGACCACTCTGGCCAGGTTTTCAGTGTGGTCTCCAATGGCAAGGCGGGCACCCTGGACCTGAGCCTAACCGTGCAGGGGATGCAGCACGTGGTGTCGGTGGAAGAAGCGCTCCTGGCGACCGGCCAATGGAAGAGCATCACCCTGTTTGTGCAGGAGGACAGGGCCCAGCTGTACATCGACTGTGAGAAGATGGAGAATGCCGAGCTGGATGTCCCCATCCAAAGCATCTTCACCAGGGACCTGGCCAACGTTGCCAGACTCCGCATCGCAAAAGGAGGTGTCAATGACAATTTCCAG GGGGTGCTGCAGAATGTGAGGTTCGTCTTCGGAACCACACCAGAAGCCATCCTCAGGAACAAAGGCTGTTCGAGCT CTACCAACGTCCTTCTCACCCTCGACAACAACGTGGTAAACGGCTCCAGCCCTGCCATCCGGACTAACTACATTGGCCACAAGACAAAGGATCTGCAAGCCATCTGTGGCATTTCCTGCGATGAGCTGTCCAGCATGGTCCTGGAGTTGAGGGGCCTGCGCACCATCGTGACCACGCTCCAGGACAGCATCCGCAAAGTG ACTGAAGAGAACAAGGAGTTGGCCAATGAGCTGAGGAGGCCTCCCCTCTGCTACCACAATGGAGTTCAGTACAGGAATAACGAGGAATGGACTGTTGATAGCTGCACGGAGTGTCGCTGTCAG AACTCTGTTACCATCTGCAAAAAAGTGTCCTGCCCCATCATGCCCTGCTCCAATGCCACAGTTCCCGATGGAGAATGCTGCCCACGGTGCTGGC CCAGCGACTCTGCGGATGATGGCTGGTCCCCGTGGTCTGAGTGGACCTCCTGCTCTGTGACCTGCGGCAACGGAATCCAGCAGCGCGGTCGCTCCTGCGACAGCCTCAACAACCGCTGCGAGGGCTCCTCCGTCCAGACGCGGACCTGCCACATTCAGGAGTGTGACAAGAGAT TTAAACAGGATGGCGGCTGGAGCCACTGGTCCCCGTGGTCGTCTTGTTCTGTGACATGCGGTGACGGTGTGATCACAAGGATCCGACTCTGCAATTCCCCTAGCCCCCAGATGAACGGGAAGCCGTGTGAAGGCGAAGCTCGAGAGACCAAGGCCTGCAGGAGAGACGCGTGCCCCA TCAATGGAGGCTGGGGTCCCTGGTCACTGTGGGACATCTGTTCTGTCACCTGCGGAGGAGGGGTGCAGACACGTAGCCGGCTCTGCAACAACCCCACACCCCAGTTTGGAGGCAAGGACTGCGTTGGTGATGTGACAGAAAACCAGATCTGCAACAAGCAGGACTGTCCAATTG ATGGATGCCTGTCCAATCCCTGCTTTGCTGGGGTCAAGTGTACCAGTTACCCTGACGGCAGCTGGAAATGTGGTGCTTGTCCCCCCGGCTACAGTGGAAATGGCATCCAGTGCAAAGACATCGATGAG TGCAAAGAAGTACCTGACGCCTGCTTCAACCACAACGGGGAGCACAGGTGTGAGAACACGGACCCGGGCTACAActgtctgccctgccccccacgcTTCACTGGCCCGCAGCCCTTCGGCCGGGGTGTGGAATATGCCACCGCCAACAAACAG GTATGCAAGCCCCGCAACCCCTGCACAGATGGGACACACGACTGCAACAAGAACGCCAAGTGCAGCTACCTGGGCCATTACAGTGACCCCATGTACCGCTGTGAGTGCAAGCCCGGCTACGCAGGCAATGGCATCATCTGCGGTGAGGACACGGACCTGGACGGCTGGCCCAACGAGGACCTGGTGTGCGTGGCCAATGCCACCTACCACTGCAAAAAG GATAATTGCCCCAACCTTCCCAACTCCGGGCAGGAAGACTATGACAAGGATGGAATTGGCGACGCTTGTGATGACGACGATGACAATGATAAAATCCCAGATGACAGG gacaaCTGTCCATTCCACTATAACCCAGCCCAGTATGACTATGACCGGGATGACGTGGGAGACCGCTGTGACAACTGCCCCTACAACCACAACCCAGATCAGGCTGACACAGACAACAACGGGGAAGGAGATGCCTGCGCCGCTGACATCGACGGGGATG GTATCCTCAATGAACGAGACAACTGCCAGTACGTCTACAACGTGGACCAGAGGGACACGGATATGGATGGGGTCGGTGATCAGTGTGACAACTGCCCCCTGGAACACAATCCAGATCAG CTCGACTCTGACTCAGACCGCATCGGAGACACCTGTGACAACAATCAGGATATTGATGAAGATGGCCACCAGAACAACCTGGACAATTGTCCCTATGTGCCCAATGCCAACCAGGCTGACCATGACAAGGACGGCAAGGGAGATGCCTGTGACCATGATGATGACAACGATGGCATTCCTGATGATAGGGACAACTGCAGACTCGTGCCCAATCCTGACCAGAAGGATTCTGACG GTGACGGTCGAGGTGATGCTTGCAAAGATGATTTTGACCATGACAATGTGCCAGACATCGATGACATCTGTCCCGAAAACATTGATATCAGTGAGACCGATTTCCGCCGATTCCAGATGATTCCTCTAGATCCCAAAGGGACGTCCCAAAATGACCCTAACTGGGTGGTGCGCCATCAGGGTAAAGAACTCGTCCAGACTGTCAACTGCGATCCAGGACTTGCTGTAG gtTACGATGAGTTTAATGCAGTGGACTTCAGTGGCACCTTCTTCATCAACACTGAGAGGGATGATGACTATGCTGGATTTGTGTTTGGCTACCAGTCTAGCAGCCGCTTTTATGTGGTGATGTGGAAGCAAGTCACCCAGTCCTACTGGGACACCAACCCCACTAGGGCTCAGGGATACTCAGGCCTTTCTGTGAAAGTGGTGAACTCCACAACAGGGCCAGGCGAGCACCTACGGAACGCCCTGTGGCACACGGGAAACACCCCTGGCCAG gtACGCACTCTGTGGCATGACCCTCGTCACATAGGCTGGAAAGATTTCACTGCCTACAGATG TCTCAGCCACCGACCAAAGACGGGTTTCATTAG AGTGGTGATGTATGAAGGGAAGAAAATCATGGCTGACTCAGGACCCATCTACGACAAAACCTATGCTGGAGGTAGACTGGGGTTGTTTGTCTTCTCTCAAGAAATGGTGTTCTTCTCCGACCTGAAATACGAATGCAGAG ATTCCTAA